A region from the Arcanobacterium buesumense genome encodes:
- the rpmB gene encoding 50S ribosomal protein L28 has translation MATYCQVTGRKPQFGKTVSHSHKRTSRRFNPNLQTKRYYVPSLKRTVTITVSTKGIKTIDSRGIESVVADLIRSGEL, from the coding sequence ATGGCTACATATTGCCAAGTTACTGGCCGTAAACCACAGTTCGGGAAAACGGTTTCACATTCGCATAAAAGGACAAGTAGACGGTTTAATCCAAATCTGCAAACGAAACGGTATTATGTTCCGTCGCTGAAGCGCACGGTCACTATTACGGTGAGTACGAAGGGGATTAAAACGATTGATTCGCGTGGAATTGAATCGGTTGTAGCTGATTTGATTCGCAGTGGAGAGTTGTAA
- the rpmG gene encoding 50S ribosomal protein L33, with translation MAKVADVRPIIKLVSTAGTGYTYVTKKNRRNTPDRMVLKKYDPVIRQRVEFKESR, from the coding sequence ATGGCAAAAGTAGCAGATGTTCGACCAATTATTAAGTTAGTGTCAACAGCCGGCACGGGATATACCTACGTGACAAAAAAGAATCGGCGTAATACGCCCGATCGGATGGTATTGAAAAAGTATGATCCCGTTATTCGCCAACGGGTGGAATTTAAGGAATCTCGCTGA